A single genomic interval of uncultured Sunxiuqinia sp. harbors:
- the cysI gene encoding assimilatory sulfite reductase (NADPH) hemoprotein subunit, whose protein sequence is MSEVIDWSTLSVVEKIKYDSNYLRGTLEESLADPVTGAIADDDTQVSKFHGIYQQHDRDLEKERKRQKLEPAYSFLIRVRLPGGVTTSKQWLQMDKLADTHANGTLKLTTRQAFQLHGVIKTKLKATIQGINKGLLDTIAACGDVNRNVMSHANPGESDLHATVYKLADDISAHLTPRTTAYHEIWLDQKKVADSKHEVEPIYGVRYLPRKFKIGVAIPPYNDIDIFSQDLGFIAIEEKGKLVGYNVTAGGGFGSTFGIPEAYPRLADVIGFCTPEQAVDVAEKVVLVQKDNGNRQNRKQARLKYTIDRLGLDWFKAEVNKYLGYELQPAKPFTFTRNGDRYGWKKGADRKWSLNLFIEGGRVKDTDSLKLKTALREVAENIEDAQFILTGNQNLVIGNTTEKDKVSRILKKYGVWPVQLSGLRQNTIACVALNTCSLAFAEAERYLPTMVGKIESILEEHDLLKQEIVIRMTGCPNGCGRPYLAEIGFIGKSLGHYNLYLGGNFNGTRLNTLYKETLSEEEILNELRPIIADYAKNRNKGEGFGDFVIRKEYVKETKEGRDFRH, encoded by the coding sequence ATGAGCGAAGTAATAGATTGGAGCACATTAAGTGTGGTTGAAAAAATTAAATATGACAGCAACTACCTAAGGGGAACGCTCGAAGAAAGCCTGGCAGATCCGGTAACCGGAGCAATTGCTGATGATGATACGCAGGTTTCAAAATTTCATGGTATTTATCAGCAACATGATCGGGACTTGGAGAAGGAGCGAAAGCGTCAGAAACTGGAACCGGCATATTCATTTTTGATTCGTGTTCGACTTCCGGGAGGCGTTACCACGAGTAAACAATGGTTGCAAATGGATAAGCTGGCCGATACACATGCCAATGGCACACTAAAGTTGACTACACGTCAGGCGTTTCAGTTACACGGTGTTATTAAAACCAAGTTGAAGGCAACGATTCAGGGAATAAACAAAGGCTTGTTGGACACGATTGCAGCTTGTGGTGATGTGAATAGAAATGTGATGTCACACGCCAATCCGGGTGAGTCGGATCTGCATGCAACGGTTTACAAATTAGCTGATGATATTTCGGCCCATTTAACGCCGCGCACAACTGCCTATCACGAAATTTGGCTCGACCAAAAAAAGGTAGCTGACAGTAAGCATGAAGTTGAGCCGATTTACGGTGTTCGTTACCTGCCGCGTAAGTTTAAAATTGGTGTGGCTATTCCTCCTTATAACGATATTGATATTTTCTCACAGGATTTGGGATTTATCGCTATCGAAGAAAAAGGAAAACTAGTCGGTTATAATGTAACCGCCGGCGGTGGTTTTGGATCGACTTTTGGCATACCGGAAGCCTATCCTCGCTTGGCTGATGTGATTGGTTTTTGTACGCCCGAACAGGCAGTTGACGTGGCTGAGAAGGTGGTTTTAGTACAAAAGGATAACGGAAATCGACAGAACCGGAAGCAAGCTCGTTTAAAATACACGATTGATCGTTTAGGACTGGATTGGTTTAAGGCCGAAGTCAACAAGTACCTAGGGTACGAACTACAGCCAGCTAAACCTTTTACGTTTACCCGAAATGGCGATCGTTATGGATGGAAAAAAGGAGCTGATCGCAAATGGAGCCTGAATTTGTTTATCGAGGGCGGACGTGTAAAAGACACCGACTCGTTAAAATTGAAAACAGCTTTGCGCGAAGTTGCTGAAAACATTGAAGACGCTCAGTTCATTTTAACCGGAAACCAAAATTTGGTAATTGGCAACACCACCGAAAAAGATAAAGTCAGCCGTATTCTCAAAAAGTACGGCGTGTGGCCGGTTCAATTATCAGGCTTACGTCAAAACACAATTGCCTGTGTTGCGCTAAATACCTGTAGCTTGGCTTTTGCCGAAGCAGAACGCTACTTACCAACAATGGTTGGCAAAATCGAATCTATTTTAGAAGAGCACGATCTTTTAAAACAAGAGATTGTTATAAGAATGACAGGCTGCCCCAATGGTTGTGGACGCCCTTACTTGGCCGAGATTGGTTTTATCGGAAAATCGCTCGGACATTACAACCTCTATTTGGGAGGGAATTTCAACGGAACAAGATTGAATACCCTTTACAAAGAAACTCTTTCGGAAGAAGAAATACTGAACGAACTGCGCCCCATTATTGCAGACTATGCTAAAAACAGGAATAAAGGAGAAGGTTTTGGTGATTTCGTTATCCGGAAAGAATACGTGAAAGAAACAAAAGAAGGAAGAGATTTTAGACATTGA
- a CDS encoding uroporphyrinogen-III synthase, which yields MELPAIFVGKKLSALTRKWLISEQIRFIEQPLVRINYRKPDIRFFEHLRDVDKKWVVTSSYAAHWLSRFANKIGMKKDDVVYCLSEKQEGILSRCGVKVLRPVSPNAYSLAELIIAQDNGTKVIYLRGNKSLNQLPELIDGHNVNWQSVEVYKNTSVEILLNEVFDGYLFFNESDVKSYKASGNFPAPKAPVLANGDRTAQAAWAEFPNLVLESSEQEELSFVKYAIKRITEKLNEPKPKHNIIIE from the coding sequence ATGGAATTACCGGCAATATTTGTAGGAAAAAAACTATCAGCCCTAACTCGCAAATGGCTGATTAGCGAACAAATTCGTTTTATTGAGCAACCTCTGGTTCGAATCAATTACCGTAAACCCGACATCCGTTTTTTTGAACATTTGCGGGATGTCGATAAAAAGTGGGTAGTAACCAGTTCGTACGCTGCGCATTGGCTCTCACGTTTTGCTAATAAAATAGGAATGAAAAAGGATGACGTGGTGTATTGCCTTTCAGAAAAGCAGGAAGGCATTTTGTCTAGGTGTGGTGTAAAAGTATTGCGCCCGGTCTCACCCAATGCTTATTCGTTGGCCGAGCTGATTATAGCACAAGATAATGGAACAAAAGTGATCTATCTGAGAGGGAATAAATCGCTTAATCAATTGCCTGAATTGATTGATGGTCATAATGTTAATTGGCAGTCGGTTGAGGTCTATAAAAACACGTCCGTAGAAATTTTATTGAACGAAGTGTTTGACGGGTACTTATTTTTTAACGAAAGCGATGTTAAAAGCTATAAGGCATCGGGAAACTTTCCTGCGCCTAAGGCACCGGTTTTAGCGAACGGAGACCGTACAGCACAGGCTGCCTGGGCCGAATTTCCTAATTTGGTGCTGGAATCTTCGGAACAAGAAGAACTTTCGTTTGTGAAATATGCGATTAAGCGAATCACCGAAAAGTTAAATGAGCCGAAGCCCAAACACAATATTATCATAGAGTAA
- a CDS encoding assimilatory sulfite reductase (NADPH) flavoprotein subunit, which yields MSIKLSPLNEAQLKALQDLTQGIQPDQVTWLSGYFQGLVGAVSAGATPQGVAVEAAAESAEKLPLTILYGTHTGRSEALAKTLCEKAVSQNITCVTKPMDDYKPKQLKDEKNVLVIVSTHGEGEPPEMAEDFHEFVTGKRVPKLGGLNYSVLALGDKSYKLFCQTGVDIDEAFKKAGANELLPIVKCDVDYEEDAAKWTDGVLIELGKLQPKASSQSLQPTETKSEENLYSKKNPFKSTVLDKVRITGRDSDKEVYHLELSLEGSGIKYEPGDALGVIAQNPPQLVKDIIKSLGVINNEVVETRIGKLQFNEALEHHYEITLLTRDVIQKYAEKTGQKEVQEIVENEDKLDHYLYGHDVLDLLHEFPAKLTATEFLETLRPLPPRLYSISSSLESVEDEVHITVSRVRYENKGRQRYGACSTFLADRLEVDETALIYIDKNPNFRLAENGNPIIMVGAGTGIAPYRAFLQQREAANQKGKSWLFFGERRFSSDFLYQVEWQKYLKKGYLEKIDLAFSRDQEEKIYVQDRLKQQQEEVFKWLENGASFYLCGDMKYMARDVQVTLLDIIKTQGGMTEKKARAYFKKLKKEKRFMADVY from the coding sequence ATGAGTATTAAATTATCCCCATTGAATGAAGCTCAACTGAAAGCCTTGCAGGATCTGACGCAAGGTATTCAACCCGATCAGGTTACTTGGTTGAGTGGTTATTTTCAAGGATTAGTAGGAGCAGTCTCTGCTGGCGCAACACCCCAGGGTGTAGCAGTTGAGGCGGCAGCTGAATCAGCAGAAAAATTACCATTGACCATTTTGTATGGCACACATACAGGAAGAAGTGAAGCCTTGGCTAAGACGCTTTGCGAAAAAGCAGTGTCTCAAAATATAACATGTGTTACCAAACCAATGGACGACTATAAACCAAAGCAATTGAAAGATGAAAAAAATGTGCTGGTTATTGTTAGTACCCATGGGGAAGGAGAGCCACCGGAAATGGCTGAAGATTTTCACGAGTTTGTCACCGGCAAAAGAGTTCCAAAGCTTGGGGGTTTAAATTATTCAGTTTTGGCTCTGGGTGATAAAAGCTATAAGCTTTTTTGCCAAACCGGAGTTGATATTGACGAGGCCTTTAAAAAAGCAGGAGCAAACGAATTGCTTCCAATTGTAAAATGTGACGTAGACTATGAGGAAGATGCCGCAAAATGGACAGATGGTGTGTTGATTGAATTGGGAAAGTTACAGCCCAAAGCTTCGTCACAATCTCTTCAACCTACAGAAACGAAATCCGAAGAGAATCTCTATTCAAAGAAGAACCCATTTAAATCAACGGTGCTTGATAAAGTTCGCATAACCGGACGTGACTCTGACAAAGAAGTGTACCACCTTGAATTGTCGCTTGAAGGTTCCGGTATAAAATATGAGCCGGGCGACGCTTTAGGCGTGATTGCGCAAAATCCACCGCAGTTGGTGAAAGACATCATCAAATCGTTGGGCGTAATTAATAATGAGGTGGTGGAAACCCGAATCGGAAAATTGCAGTTCAATGAGGCATTGGAACATCATTACGAAATTACTCTATTAACCCGGGATGTCATTCAAAAGTATGCTGAGAAAACCGGACAGAAAGAAGTTCAGGAGATTGTAGAGAATGAAGATAAGCTCGACCACTATTTATATGGACATGATGTGCTGGATTTATTGCATGAGTTTCCGGCAAAGTTGACCGCCACCGAATTTTTAGAAACTCTTCGTCCGCTTCCACCACGCTTGTATAGTATTTCCTCAAGTCTAGAGTCGGTTGAAGATGAAGTGCATATAACCGTTTCGCGTGTGCGTTACGAAAACAAGGGCCGGCAACGTTATGGTGCTTGCTCAACATTTTTAGCCGATCGGTTAGAGGTGGATGAAACTGCTCTTATTTACATTGATAAAAATCCAAATTTCAGACTCGCTGAAAATGGAAACCCGATCATTATGGTTGGAGCAGGAACCGGTATTGCTCCTTATCGTGCGTTCCTGCAACAACGTGAGGCTGCCAACCAAAAAGGTAAAAGCTGGTTGTTTTTTGGCGAGCGTCGCTTTTCGTCCGACTTTTTGTACCAGGTTGAATGGCAGAAATACTTGAAAAAAGGTTATCTAGAGAAAATTGATTTGGCATTTTCGCGCGATCAGGAAGAAAAAATTTACGTTCAGGATAGACTGAAGCAACAGCAGGAGGAAGTGTTTAAATGGCTTGAAAATGGAGCGAGCTTTTACCTGTGTGGTGACATGAAATACATGGCTCGCGATGTTCAGGTTACCCTGTTAGACATTATTAAAACACAAGGCGGAATGACAGAGAAAAAAGCACGAGCCTACTTTAAAAAACTGAAGAAAGAAAAACGCTTTATGGCTGATGTGTATTAG
- a CDS encoding aldolase catalytic domain-containing protein yields the protein MAIDDAFVKGVYDACVEAGVDYMEIGYLSSEKAFDRKEVDPWKFCADKDLRRIVSDNNTNLKLSAIADIGRIDFDDIPQASESLIDLIRAACYAHQMDKAIELAHHCMDKGYETTINLMAVSKVSEHDLDEALADFAASRVPVFYLVDSFGSMYRESREKYIKALPGKVIGIHAHNNMQLTMSNTITSLMKGATMLDATLLGMGRGAGNCPIEILVAFLKNPKYRLLPLLKAIQEQVLPWNNKIDWGYHVPYLITGALNEHSRSSMGWMDSEKKDDFVSFMKEMHDYELLQ from the coding sequence GTGGCAATTGATGACGCCTTTGTAAAAGGAGTTTATGATGCTTGCGTTGAAGCAGGTGTTGATTATATGGAGATTGGTTACCTGAGCAGCGAAAAAGCCTTTGACCGCAAAGAAGTTGACCCATGGAAATTTTGTGCCGACAAAGACTTACGACGCATTGTCAGTGATAATAATACAAATCTGAAATTATCGGCGATAGCTGATATAGGACGGATTGACTTTGATGACATCCCGCAAGCCAGCGAAAGCCTGATCGATTTAATTCGTGCTGCCTGCTATGCACACCAAATGGATAAAGCGATTGAACTAGCACACCACTGCATGGATAAAGGCTATGAAACAACAATCAATTTAATGGCTGTTTCTAAAGTCAGCGAACACGATTTGGATGAAGCATTAGCTGATTTTGCCGCGTCAAGAGTTCCTGTTTTCTATTTGGTAGACAGCTTCGGAAGTATGTACCGCGAGTCGAGGGAAAAATACATCAAAGCCTTGCCCGGGAAAGTGATCGGAATTCATGCGCACAACAATATGCAACTAACTATGAGTAATACCATTACCTCGCTCATGAAAGGTGCAACTATGCTGGACGCTACTTTGCTTGGTATGGGACGTGGTGCCGGAAACTGCCCGATTGAAATCTTAGTTGCTTTCTTGAAAAATCCCAAATACCGATTGTTGCCATTGTTAAAAGCAATCCAGGAACAAGTATTGCCTTGGAATAACAAAATTGACTGGGGATACCATGTTCCTTACCTGATTACAGGGGCTTTAAACGAGCATTCGCGTAGTTCAATGGGCTGGATGGATTCGGAAAAGAAAGATGATTTTGTTTCGTTTATGAAAGAAATGCACGACTACGAATTACTACAATAA
- a CDS encoding NAD(P)-dependent oxidoreductase encodes MEKNYLPIALNIAGEKILIIGGDQSAWNKIKILKRFNAYLEVIALEVCDDIKNSDVPYQEKAYEKGDLNGYLMFYSCTNNLELDTQIAKDGREAGVLVNIHDNPALCQFVSPAIYQNENIRVAVSSNAKDVYSSIRIRNEIKEFLKTKTDKDQKK; translated from the coding sequence ATGGAAAAGAATTACCTACCTATTGCACTTAACATTGCCGGTGAAAAGATCCTGATCATCGGGGGAGATCAGTCGGCCTGGAACAAGATTAAGATTCTGAAGCGTTTTAACGCTTATCTGGAAGTAATTGCGTTGGAAGTGTGTGATGATATTAAAAACAGCGATGTGCCTTACCAGGAAAAAGCTTATGAGAAAGGTGATTTGAATGGCTACCTGATGTTTTATTCCTGTACAAACAACCTTGAGCTGGATACTCAAATTGCGAAAGATGGACGCGAAGCGGGAGTGCTAGTCAATATTCATGATAATCCGGCACTTTGCCAGTTTGTTTCACCAGCCATCTACCAAAACGAGAACATTCGGGTGGCCGTCAGCTCAAATGCGAAAGATGTTTATTCATCAATCAGAATCAGAAACGAGATCAAAGAATTTTTAAAAACTAAAACAGATAAAGACCAGAAGAAATGA
- a CDS encoding chorismate mutase, producing the protein MKKPSACNTIEGIRNEIDHIDLSILKLLANRQEFIEEIVKYKTDQDSVIAEDRQKEVYAQRREWANDLQLNAAFIENIFKQLVQHNIERELKLLKNKP; encoded by the coding sequence ATGAAAAAACCAAGTGCGTGTAATACAATAGAAGGCATTAGAAATGAGATTGATCATATTGACCTCTCCATCCTCAAACTACTAGCCAACCGTCAGGAGTTTATTGAAGAAATTGTCAAATACAAAACCGATCAAGATTCAGTAATTGCAGAAGACCGCCAAAAAGAGGTTTATGCCCAGCGACGCGAATGGGCAAACGATCTGCAATTGAATGCTGCCTTCATCGAAAATATTTTCAAACAATTAGTCCAGCACAATATTGAAAGAGAACTCAAACTTTTGAAAAATAAACCATAA
- a CDS encoding DUF6769 family protein, with translation MIENCIFAIQIVEMIQKVKHIGAFCMWIAIVVIIAHAVIPHHHHASIATCEHECTHDNTLTSVTQQSVNLHQTLATTQCQETHDNTHCHACHFSTEATTNLSKLTISNTICIYNFLANLLQPKEKITHVDYWINHYQFDFYSHASLRGPPALA, from the coding sequence TTGATAGAAAATTGTATTTTTGCTATCCAGATTGTCGAAATGATTCAAAAGGTTAAACATATCGGAGCATTTTGTATGTGGATAGCCATAGTGGTGATCATTGCACATGCTGTTATTCCTCATCACCATCATGCTAGTATTGCAACCTGCGAGCACGAATGCACTCACGACAATACGCTAACAAGCGTTACTCAACAATCAGTTAACTTGCATCAAACATTGGCAACAACACAGTGCCAGGAAACTCACGACAATACGCATTGCCATGCTTGTCATTTCTCCACCGAAGCAACCACCAACCTATCAAAATTAACAATTAGCAATACCATCTGCATCTACAATTTTTTAGCGAATCTGCTTCAACCCAAAGAAAAAATAACACATGTAGATTATTGGATTAATCACTACCAATTTGATTTTTATTCTCACGCTTCGCTTCGTGGCCCTCCGGCCTTAGCTTAA
- a CDS encoding DUF2061 domain-containing protein: MREKAYRSVVKTISWRMVGTIDTIMIAWLVVGKLEYAVTIGGVELFTKMILYYFHERTWNKVKFGKIDDSDIEYQI, translated from the coding sequence ATGAGAGAAAAAGCATATCGCAGCGTCGTAAAAACAATTTCGTGGAGAATGGTTGGAACCATTGACACGATAATGATTGCATGGTTGGTTGTTGGAAAATTAGAGTATGCTGTGACCATTGGAGGTGTTGAGTTGTTTACAAAGATGATCTTGTATTATTTCCACGAACGCACGTGGAATAAAGTTAAGTTCGGAAAAATTGATGACTCCGACATCGAATATCAAATTTAA
- a CDS encoding NAD(P)H-binding protein, translating into MKRISILGCGWLGFPLAEKLLAKGFQVKGSVTTRSKLKKMASAGIEPYRLVLDADKVLLKNPSFFDTDLVIVAIPPRRVEFIDTIFPAQIKQLVGFLEEYKVPRVLFVSSTSVYNELDGRVAEEDVLLPDKPSGKALVLSEYLLTQNPNFEATVLRFGGLIGADRNPARFLSRKKKAISGTKPVNLIHLDDCLQIIIKIIDDEVWGETFNACSPIHPTRQEFYERASAVSGILAPPFNNEKSPFKLVDSSKLIRMLNYQFKFPSPMDYLGTVNHEL; encoded by the coding sequence ATGAAACGAATTTCCATACTCGGATGTGGTTGGTTGGGGTTTCCCTTGGCCGAGAAGCTTTTGGCGAAAGGTTTTCAGGTGAAAGGATCGGTAACGACCCGGTCGAAATTGAAAAAAATGGCTTCTGCCGGAATTGAGCCTTATCGACTGGTTTTAGATGCTGATAAGGTTCTATTAAAGAATCCTTCGTTTTTTGATACCGATTTGGTTATTGTTGCAATTCCTCCACGGCGGGTAGAATTTATTGATACGATTTTTCCGGCTCAAATTAAACAGTTAGTGGGCTTTTTAGAGGAGTACAAAGTCCCACGTGTACTGTTTGTTTCGTCCACTTCGGTTTATAATGAATTGGATGGGAGAGTAGCTGAAGAGGACGTTTTACTTCCTGATAAGCCGTCGGGTAAAGCCTTGGTTTTATCAGAATACCTATTAACCCAGAATCCGAACTTTGAAGCGACCGTTTTGCGTTTTGGGGGACTGATTGGGGCTGACCGGAATCCGGCTCGATTTTTAAGCCGAAAGAAAAAGGCAATTAGCGGAACCAAACCTGTCAATCTGATTCATTTGGATGATTGTTTACAGATTATCATTAAAATCATTGATGATGAAGTTTGGGGAGAAACGTTCAATGCTTGCAGTCCGATTCATCCTACTCGTCAGGAGTTTTACGAGCGGGCGTCAGCCGTTTCCGGGATTCTAGCTCCACCGTTTAATAATGAAAAATCGCCTTTTAAGTTGGTTGATAGTAGTAAATTAATTCGGATGTTGAATTACCAATTCAAATTTCCCAGTCCTATGGATTATCTCGGAACGGTTAATCATGAATTGTAA
- the cobA gene encoding uroporphyrinogen-III C-methyltransferase — translation MSESTEHIKGTQPVNKHAHLISIVGAGPGDPELLTVRAVRRLEQADVILYDALHGTEILEAANPNAERIYAGKHYQDGQHQTERQDHIHSRLKQFANEGKRVVRLKAGDPFIFGRGAEELAFCLQENLNVEVVPGITAGLAAATCFHIPVTLRNANSMAMFYTGHKRRGGFENIDEVASVIKANAPVMVYMGLKNLTLLSKELLTRDVTAEAPMQIVSRVGHPDQQLFTSSLGEIENYLTTVDPPMPSVIIIGTRAHQVSSHV, via the coding sequence ATGTCAGAATCCACCGAACATATTAAAGGCACTCAGCCTGTAAATAAGCACGCTCACCTTATTTCGATTGTTGGTGCCGGACCGGGCGATCCCGAATTGCTCACGGTGCGTGCTGTTCGGCGACTGGAGCAGGCTGATGTAATTTTGTATGATGCGTTACATGGCACCGAAATATTAGAAGCTGCCAACCCAAATGCCGAACGAATTTATGCCGGCAAACATTATCAAGATGGACAGCATCAAACCGAGAGGCAGGATCATATTCACAGTCGCCTGAAGCAATTTGCCAATGAAGGCAAACGCGTGGTGCGATTAAAGGCAGGCGATCCATTTATTTTTGGTCGTGGAGCCGAGGAGCTTGCGTTTTGTTTGCAGGAGAACCTAAATGTTGAGGTGGTACCGGGAATTACTGCCGGACTAGCTGCAGCCACTTGTTTTCATATTCCGGTAACCTTGCGGAATGCCAATAGTATGGCCATGTTTTATACCGGACATAAACGGAGAGGTGGTTTTGAAAATATTGATGAGGTGGCTTCGGTGATTAAAGCGAATGCACCTGTTATGGTTTATATGGGATTGAAAAACCTCACTCTTCTTTCTAAAGAATTATTAACTCGCGACGTCACCGCTGAAGCTCCGATGCAAATTGTCAGCCGGGTTGGTCACCCTGATCAGCAACTGTTTACATCATCATTGGGTGAGATTGAAAACTACCTAACGACTGTCGATCCACCCATGCCGTCTGTTATTATTATCGGCACGCGAGCTCATCAGGTGAGTTCGCATGTATGA